From Oreochromis niloticus isolate F11D_XX unplaced genomic scaffold, O_niloticus_UMD_NMBU tig00007510_pilon, whole genome shotgun sequence, one genomic window encodes:
- the LOC102079244 gene encoding uncharacterized protein LOC102079244, with product MMKMKMCVLFVILAFVSQHASGVEVYEGEKSVLLPCKIVVPKNHSVVWKREDLTSQIVHAIVEGKDDLINQNKRYEHRTSMRADALQTGDLSLTLRNPTFTDSGNYTCATRIHGEDKEKTQAQLKVKERPVWPKVLPAVLVPVLLLGAVIFFLLYRVKEREKLMTVGQLTPLEVMEGAPSVLLPYTHTCCLGEVLKVEWIFVTNENKMVCVFENGHIKHDQQHKDYRERAEMESFPPKEKKTDQLNRSEVDLSLTLRNPVCADGGVYLCIIHDKAVNTMKLKLVPLLVREPLMTTIRASLGRGNSAASKPLPPFRVSKEKKNVGESHLLNSQPV from the exons atgatgaagatgaagatgtgTGTGCTGTTTGTGATCCTCGCTTTCG TGTCCCAGCATGCCTCAGGGGTGGAGGTGTATGAGGGGGAGAagtctgtcctgctgccctgtaAGATTGTTGTTCCTAAGAATCATTCAGTTGTGTGGAAACGTGAAGATCTGACTTCTCAGATCGTTCACGCCATCGTGGAGGGAAAAGATGATCTTATCAACCAAAACAAGCGTTACGAACATCGAACATCAATGAGAGCCGACGCCCTGCAGACTGGAGACctcagcctcactctgaggaACCCCACGTTCACTGACAGTGGAAACTACACCTGTGCCACCCGCATCCATGGAGAGGACAAGGAGAAAACTCAAGCCCagctgaaggtcaaag AACGTCCTGTCTGGCCCAAAGTCCTCCCAGCTGTCCTGGTTCCTGTGCTTCTCCTCGGTgctgtcatttttttcctcctgtatcgtgtgaaagaaagagagaagctCATGACAG TGGGTCAGCTGACACCACTGGAGGTGATGGAGGGGGCGccgtctgtcctgctgccctacacacacacatgctgtctGGGTGAGGTTCTCAAAGTGGAGTGGATCTTTGTGACGAATGAAAACaagatggtgtgtgtgtttgagaacggTCATATCAAACATGACCAACAGCATAAAGATTACAGAGAGCGCGCAGAGATGGAGTCATTCCCACCCAAGGAGAAGAAGACAGACCAGCTGAATCGGTCTGAAGttgacctcagtctgaccctgaggAACCCCGTCTGTGCAGATGGAGGAGTTTACCTCTGCATCATCCACGACAAGGCTGTGAACACCATGAAACTCAAGCTAGTGCCGCTCCtggtcagag AGCCCCTGATGACGACCATTAGAGCTTCACTCGGGAGAGGCAACAGTGCGGCTTCCAAGCCTCTGCCTCCATTTCGTGTGTCTAAAGA AAAGAAGAACGTTGGAGAATCTCATCTACTGAACAGTCAGCCAGTCTGA